A region of the Lycium barbarum isolate Lr01 chromosome 1, ASM1917538v2, whole genome shotgun sequence genome:
GTGTTATCGCATGAAGCAATTGGGGGATTCGTGTCACACTGTGGATGGAATTCGATACTGGAAAGCATATGGTTTGGTGTGCCTATAGCGACATGGCCGTTGCACTCGGAACAGCAAGGGAATGCGTTTCAGTTAGTGAAAGAAATAGGAAATGCAGTGGAGATTACTTTGGATTACTGTGAGAGGAGGAGGAGTAGAGGTGATCAGCCCATAATAACTGCACAAGCCATAGAAAAAGGGATAAGGGAATTGATGAAAACTAATACACAAGTCAGAGATAAGGCTAAAGAGATGAAACAGAAGAGCAGGGCTAGTGTAATGGAAGGTGGATCATCATACTTGTCCTTTGAGAAACTCATTCATAAACTACTGCAAAATGTAAACCAAATTATATGCCAAGGTTTTGTAGGCAAAGAGGATGTTCTTAACTAGTATTATCTTCTGTTAGAGTAAGTCCTAGTTAGGTTTCAATTGTTTCAGTTTGGTCCCTGTAATGTTTCTCTGTTGTCAGTTAAGTCCTTTTTAGGTGTTACAGGTTTTTATGGAATTCTATTTTCCTGGCCATTCGATGCGCTGTGTGGACAGATGTTTCATTTGCATAATAGGCTTGACTTGTGTAACTTCTTCAACATTACTACCAACTGGGTACTATAGCTAAGTTTCGTGTGGGGTGACACCTTGGCAAATGTGGAAACTACCATGTGGAACAATGTATACTGCTGCTTTAAGAATTAATTGGGGGGACTTGAGTCGCACGAGAAAGAACACAAAGTCAAATTTCCATCGTCCAGGCAACTGTTTTAGGAACAGCACCACATATGATCTTTAATTTGTTGAAACCACAACTCGCATTTTATTAGGTTAACAAACAAGAACCAGAGAGCCAACCCAAACACGCTTTTCATGATCTTCCCTATCTATTTTCTATTCGATTTAATCATGTGCATGGTATTCTCAATTTACTGTTCAATTAATTTGGATTCACCTTAGATGGGTAAAAACATTCCCTATTAAAAACTTTTTCATTCTCATGGGTTAAACCTAAGACCTCTAGCTAAGAGTGAAAAAATTATAATCATCTCGCCTACGTTTTTTTATCTAACTGCTCTGCCGATATATCAACTTGATCGAAAATTACTCCTtccatcccaaaaagattgtcttaattACCATTTGGACAGTCAAATGATATTTTCTTTGgccattatttttttaaaatattttgaattgttaactattgtgacttataagtagtactttttacgtagtttctaaatatataacttttatttcaaaaaaaaaaaattatgtccaAATTCACACCGAGCATTAACTAATTTGACTCTCGTAATCCGAATCAGGACAATGGTTTTGGAACATTAGCTAGTAATTGGAACCAGTTATGCATTTTGTAAAGCTCACGTGGCCGGTTTCTCCTAATTTTCTTTAGTAGCACGTTAAGATCAACCACCTTTAGCCTCGTCACGGCTAATAACAATTTACCCAACGGCAATAAAAGTTTTCATTTTTGGTCCTGCAATTTGAACACATTGAAAGGGATGGCAGTAGGCACTGTGTTGCAAAATGCAGTTAGAGCTAAATTATAAGTTTGGTCAACCAGCAGATGCACCGTCAAGGCGCTTAGCCTGCTGGTTATTTGACACGTTGATAATTTATTTGTCTTTGCATGTGTTATTAATTAGCTGGCTAATTAGTTCGAATATTCTAGGTTTATTTTGACTTAATCAGACTATTGTAGTCGAATGGACGTACCTCTCCTTCTTGATAATCATTTGATCTCAGATCAGAGTTAATTTATTAACCTCTCCGTTTCTTTTTAGTTGTCCACTCGACGCTATCCTTAAAAAAACTACGGTACTACttcctctatctcaatttatatgagggtgtttgacttgacacgaaatttaagaaagaaaaaaagacttttgaaacttatgatgtaaaatgaaccatatatatttgtgtgattgtaaatcatttcattagggatttttttattaaattattcTTATTAATTATACTTTTAAAATCTAAGTTTAATTATCCATACTTTATGTAGTTCCTTAATGATAATTGTAATATTAGAAAAAAAACTAATAAAACTTTCTTGATTAGTTAATACAGACaagttaaaaaagaaaatttatttttagtataactgatagaaataaaaataaaggaagagaGTTTTTTCGGTGCTTCTTAGCTTTTTACGTCCCACAATTCACATAAAGTTATTTACacacactacaaaaaaaaaaaaaaaaaaaatctctaagtAGGTAAACTTATCTTTCCAACAAAATTCATTTTGCTTCTCTTTTTTGACTTGATGACATTTGATAATTTGAAAAATCTCAAAGTACTTCATTAAGAAGCCTGTTAATGCACCTTCTATATAAAGTAACATATACCCTTTCGCTATATATAAGGCGGAGTGGCCTATGATATTCCCAACAGCAGCCTTCATAAAACTATTGCTTCATCTTTCTATGCATGACCTCATTTCTCCATAGTAGAAGTGGAGGTCATGAGTggaaaaaatatttctttctgGCTGAATGGTCTTGTGGAGAAAATGAAGAGGTTGCCAAGATTAACATGGAGAAAAATCTGGAAAGTAGGGAAAGAAGATAAAAGAAGGGTAATTCACTCACTAAAAATGGGAATCTCCTTAACATTGGTCTCCTTGTTATATTTAATGGAACCATTGTTCAAAGGCATTGGAGAAAATGCTATTTGGGCTGTCATGACTGTTGTGGTTGTTCTTGAATTCACAGCAGGTAATTAATTTATATTGGTTTTAGTCATGTTATTATGTTTACTTTAGGTGATTTTATGCTCTCTAGAAGTGTTCTATCTTTATTAGAGATTTTCATACCAGTAGGAAATTAAGTATATACTCTACTCCTTCTATCCTaatttaatttatgtgacatatttTCCTTTTTAATTCCACAAAAGAACatcataatttttttattttaaaaacaaTTTAGCTTTAAAATTCTTATTCatctttaatgagataatttataaATGCATATCCATGGATTGTTTTAGACTACACATTTGagagattttttctttttttaacttCGTGCCTAATCATATAAcaccacataaattaggacggaaaTAGAGAAATAGTTTTCATTTTAATTCCTTACGTTGTATAATGTTTGCTTAAAATGAATTGATTAAAGGAGTAATACTTTCCATGTTAGTtaattcttcttcttcctcttaatGATGacatgttttattttttatttgattttataTTTCCAACTTATATGGATAGGGGCAACATTATATAAAGGGCTCAATAGAGGACTGGGGACAATATTAGCAGGATCGTTGGCATTCTTGATTGAGTATATTGCCAGAGAATCTGACCACATATTTCATGCTGTTTTCATTGGGACCGCAGTTTTTTTAGTTGGTAAGCTTCACTTATTGAATTACCCTTTCTTTTATTTGATTATCACTTGAATAAAAATGAATATTCTTTTatctaattctttttatttctaaTCTTCAGGAGCTGCAGCTACATACATGAGATTTTTCCCTCACATAAAGAAAAACTATGACTATGGTGTGGTGATATTCCTCTTGACGTTCAACTTGATCACAGTGTCAAGCTATCGTATTGATAGTGTGTTGAAGATTGCCCATGAGCGATTTTACACCATAGCCATTGGCTGTGGTATATGTCTCCTCATGAGCCTATTGGTATTTCCAATTTGGTCAGGAGAAGACCTCCATTTATCGACTGTTGCCAAGTTCGAAGGCTTAGCAAAATCAATTGAAGGTAGGACATAATTCAAATGTAACAAGCAAAATAAAAATTCATTCTTTTATGTGGTACGTGTAAAAATTATTGCACAATTAGATTACTCATAGGTTGATTATAGATGAGTTTCTATGATAAACATCAATTAGTAGCCTAATAAAGATGACATCTGATCTGTTATAATAGTTTAATTACATTAATAGTGTAAGAAAGTCTTTATATTGTTACTACATATAACTTAATTAAAATTCGTTGTTAGTTTAGTGAATAATATATTGTGAAAATAGGACTAtggttgcatatatatatatatatatatagctcaaTCATCACATCAGAATATTACTCTTCATTTATTCATGCAACcttgaattatatatacactatcccatatatatataaattaactCAAAATATGATCTCACTTTAACAAAACCTTTTAAGAGTTACACTGTATATAACATAACTAATCTAAGATAGAAGACTGATAGATCTTTCTAACTAAACAATAACATTGCAGCTTGCATTGACGAGTATTTTAGCGATAATGAGGAACAAGAAAAGGCCAGAGAAAATTCAATTGAAATGGAGGATCCCATTTACAAGGGCTATAAGGCTGCTTTAGATTCCAAATCAGCTGATGAAGCTTTGGTAAGTACCTGAATTAATTATCTCAAGTCCAGCACCATTTAAGGTAGAATTCTTACCATTACTTCAATTAGAAAATTACATTTGCTCCTATATAGGATAACTTAAAATTAATTGAGTCTAAAATGTGAATGGATCAGGCACTATATGCAAGTTGGGAGCCAAGATATTTAAGACGTTGTTCCAAGTACCCGTGGCAACAATATGTTAAATTAGGGTCTGTTCTTCGTCATTTTGGATACACATTAGTAGCTCTACATGGATGCCTGCAAACTGAAATTAAGGTAATATTCCTTCCATAATCATAACATTTTTTTcgtctttttattttttacagtATAATTTTTTTCTGGCTTTAGGCATAAGATATTCTAAATCCACCGGCTCAACTTATCTAAATTTGGGGAGGATAGATCCATTAATTAAGAGGG
Encoded here:
- the LOC132609462 gene encoding aluminum-activated malate transporter 12-like — its product is MSGKNISFWLNGLVEKMKRLPRLTWRKIWKVGKEDKRRVIHSLKMGISLTLVSLLYLMEPLFKGIGENAIWAVMTVVVVLEFTAGATLYKGLNRGLGTILAGSLAFLIEYIARESDHIFHAVFIGTAVFLVGAAATYMRFFPHIKKNYDYGVVIFLLTFNLITVSSYRIDSVLKIAHERFYTIAIGCGICLLMSLLVFPIWSGEDLHLSTVAKFEGLAKSIEACIDEYFSDNEEQEKARENSIEMEDPIYKGYKAALDSKSADEALALYASWEPRYLRRCSKYPWQQYVKLGSVLRHFGYTLVALHGCLQTEIKTPRSVRVLFKDPCSRLAREVTKALRELGDSIRNRRKYSPEILSNNVHEALQDLINALKSQPKLFLGTNSNTNILLALATLAAKQKSGKDFVVSLSRVNTDKSNDGPARLGLGHDFLKEDDKRSLRPTLSKIGITSLEFLEALPFAAFASLLVETVARLDLVVEEVVELGRVAHFKEYSHDDDNVVIDVICENNSRVEDEIVSKLQNQLPSHAAAE